In Salvelinus fontinalis isolate EN_2023a chromosome 8, ASM2944872v1, whole genome shotgun sequence, the genomic stretch TTTATAAGCAACTTGCTCGACATAAATACATGTTGAAAATATTGACTTTATTGCTAAAACGTGTAACCATAACATGTACACTGATATGTtaactttttatttaaaaaaaaaaatgaaatattcaAGTAGACATCTCCCATAATTTCTGGTATACTCTGCTATTTTCTTTGCTTATGTTCTATACTCACAATcgttaaaataataaataaaccgTACAGATTTGTTTTTTTTCTACAATATTCCAAAAGCTGAGTTCAcgcctttatatatatatatatatatatacacatatatatctTTATCCTCAACTTTCAATTTAATTATTATTGATATTAATATCATACAAAAACTCTAGGCAGCATTGCAGTGAAATAACAGTCAGCATCAATGTTCAGTTGAAAAAAAGTGAACTTCTTGGAGAAGTTGTGTATGCTTTCCATCTTACATTTTTCATAAAAAATAAAAGCTCTTCTTTCTGAGGAACACGTCTCAGGGATGAAATAAAATATGGTCCTGTTCATTCAAAAAAATAGCTGCATCTTTCTTAAATATGTACAATGTTGGCATTTTCATTAAAATGCTATATAAAAAAATAGATTCGCTATGGTGCCCACCTCTGTTCAGAGTTTACAGTGCAATAGAAACCGTATATTTCCAATCCACTTCCCAACCCTTCTAATTCCATTGAAACTCAGCAAGAGCACTTACACTCTGAGATGATTGGGTATTGCACCGGTATCCACGTACAATATTTCTGTCTTAAAAACCCTTGACAATACCACCGGAGAAAAGTCTTGGTGATTGACTTGACAGGTTTGCAAAACATCCCCTCGGGGAAGGAACAAGATCGCTCATTGAAGCAATTTCCTTCCTTGATGTAGCGTGGCCAGAACCTCAAGCCCAAATCCTTCCAGGTATACACCACCGGACAGTGCGTATACGTCCACAACCACTGCAGAAATTTCCTGCGGGCTTTCTTGCCCAATTTTACCCGCTTACCGTAGGGGGACTCTGAGATATCCAGTTTTTTAATCTCGTTTGGCATGGGTCCTTGCAGTTTCAGCTGGGTGTCTTGTACGGAGAGATTCACCAGCATGGGCGAGCTGATGGACATAAAGTTGGGATCAAAGTTGCTGCCAAGCTTTTTCCGCAGAGTCCTCTCGGCCAAGTCCTGTTCCCGGGGGTCGTATTCCGGGTCGGGGTCCTCCTTGAGGACCGGCACGGGAAGATGCTCGCTGGGCGAGGGGCGCAGGCGTAGGTAATGTTGCGAATCTCCAAGGTGAATGGATACCAGTACATAAACTAGTAGCGTCTTTGCGAAGGCCATATTTATATTGATTGCCTAAAGGCTCTTCTGGTGTATTAGCCTAAATATTTATTGATTTTCACAGCTACTATGCTCTTTGAAATTAGTAGCCCGGGGGCTTCACAAATAGTTGAAGTAGAGGAACGAGCAAGATGATACTTTTAATAGACCACGTCGGCTTTGAATGACATTGAGTGGAGTTTCTTTTTTAGGGATCCTTAGCAATATGCCTCTTACGTTTGCTTGCTGATGCAATCTTGTCGAACGCAAAGGGTGTCTCttctttgtaaaaaaaataaataagtaaaaatGTAGGCTCAACCAAAACAGCACAAAACAAAATGGAAAAACTAAACATTCACTTTGGGTTTATGGTGGTTGTCATGGTTACGCCAGGGCCACTCAAAGCAACGGCAAATTGTCTAGACTGGATGACAGTGGCTGAGGCGAGAGTCACATGGAATGAAGTTTTTTATAAAGATCCGCTTTCTCAGAGACAAAATAGATCCAGAGCGCCCCGAGAGAGAGGGGTGCACAAAAGAGTAGGCTACTTCACCAAGTTTTACATTTCACTGTTCCGGCAATGACGGTTGTCTTGGCCAGTGATATTTTTACGCATGACTTTTATAAACGTGGCTTCTTTCAACTTTGCGAAAACTTTGAGAAAGTCCAAACGCGAGCGCAGAATCCATGGAGTGAGAGGTGTCCTGTGACTTCAGTGCGATATTCCAACCTTCTGCTTGGAGTCTTAGGACCTCACTGAAATTGTCCATGCGTATTCAGATGTCTTCTCTTTGGCAAAACGCACCACTGTAGTCTCCCACACCTATGCAAGCTGAACCATTTCTCGGTCCTGTTGAAAAGGTCTATCCAAACCAAAATGCAGATATACCTCTAAAAAACAAAATTATACTCCTCCGGGACGCAGTTTTTCTTGCATACAAAAAGTCACAAAAAAAGTCACATCTTAATATAAACTGACTCGAATAAAATGCATATCAAACGCAAATGGTGACGAGCCAGTTTAAGTTCACTACAATTTGATGTTTCTTTTCACCTCGATGACATTGGTGATTTCTCTACGGATATCAAAAAGAGCCACCGACGTTGCATGGTTGAATCAATCCGAGTTCTGCCTTCTTTTGCACGGTCAGTGTTTGCGGTAATTCCTGGGGGAGAATCTTTACTCCTTTGAAAGCTGGTACAGTTCTCCTTACTACCTCGCTCCTACTTTAGGAGGTCTGAGACTTGGCGCTGAGCGTCTCTTTGCTTAGGcacactgtgtgtgagtgtgcctgTTGCGAGCGGTGCTCAATCCCAAGTTAAATATCCCCCTCCGACAGTACAAAGTGTCAACGGGTCCTGCCCACCACTGCCACTTTCCCTATGATTGACAGCACCCCTCGGCCCCCTCTCCTCACAGAACGCGAAAAATATCGGCCACAATCAGACTATCCACAGGGTCCTAAAGAAACTGATTTATCATCGAGAGACACAATATATCCTAAACCGTGATGTAGCCACATATTTTGCTTTCTCCCCCAAATAAAATAGTAATAAGCAGTCTCCTCACATTGCAATCTGCATGTCTCTCCTCATATTTCGGGAACTTGTGCGCAATGACTATCTTGCTGCAACGCTCTCGAGTTAACATGTTCAATACGCTGTCAATATTTAATTGAAGTACTGAAGTGTTTCCCCGTTGATAACATTCCCGGGAGAAGGGTGGGAAACGTTTAGTAGCATGTATGAGGGGTTCTAACTGAAAACGAGCGTCACATTCCACCTTTGTTCATGAGGACCTCTGTCCGCACACAGGAATTCGCTGTTTGAACTTTGGGGTCACAAAATAAGCGCGCAATTAAAGCTTTAAATGGATAGCCTTACTAATCGTAACCTTTTATCATGCTGACTAACCGCAGTGATTAGAGTATCATGGATGCTTGAGCCTCAAAGGTTGGTTTCAGTTGAATATATGTAGCTGTCAATAATGCTGTGGTTGATATGGAGAAACTGATTTAATTTGTAGGCCTAATGACGCGTAATCAGGCCTTTATAAACGAATGTTGATGCCACTGACATTATCTTACTATCAACACAGTCACTTGTCATTAATACCTAATTAGCAGTTATTAGATGCACTTTATGCTTGGTCAATCAAATGTAACATATTttggaatagtgttcaatactTCACCTTTTGACGCATACACTCACAATACAATATTTTTAGGTTGTGGCTATTTGATAAGTATCATTTGTATTGTCTTTTGTCATTTCCAAACTTAGATTGTTGTAACTATGCTCGGTACACAGTGGATAGACAAACTGATTTGTGTTTAGGATAGGGTACTTGCTCTTATAGTGGTCACTAGGGGGCGTTGATCCAGCGTGCAGGAATCCCAGGATTGTTTGCCTTACCCATGCATTCTTATCAATCAATCACATATGTCATTACAATGTGATAACAAGTCTTTGTTTACTGACTTCTATCTTTGTAGCATCTTCTGCATCTAAAGAAAATTGGTTAGAGAATTTGATTAAAAGCATACTTtgattcatgtttttttttgtgtgccaATTAACCCTAATTATCTTATCAACGATAGTCTCTGTGTTAGAGGTATGGATATACATTGAGGTAAAGCATGGAGCTTCtaagaaaataacacttttttaTTCTAAACTAAGATTAAAGAAGAAAACTTATATTTGAAAGGATGTTATTATTAAGAGTGTTATGGGGAGTTGTGTAAGAACTCACAGCAGTATAATTTACCCTCTAGCGCTAAACCCTGTAACCTCTCTAGTCCTCATGCAGTAGCTGTCTAGCTGGCTAATGACTAGGAACCAGTTAGCAGTAGG encodes the following:
- the LOC129860389 gene encoding noggin-2-like; the protein is MAFAKTLLVYVLVSIHLGDSQHYLRLRPSPSEHLPVPVLKEDPDPEYDPREQDLAERTLRKKLGSNFDPNFMSISSPMLVNLSVQDTQLKLQGPMPNEIKKLDISESPYGKRVKLGKKARRKFLQWLWTYTHCPVVYTWKDLGLRFWPRYIKEGNCFNERSCSFPEGMFCKPVKSITKTFLRWYCQGFLRQKYCTWIPVQYPIISECKCSC